The genomic interval GGCTCTTATGACGTTGATAAAGTACCTGAACGGGATCATATTGCGAAAGCAGGAACGCCGGATAAAATCCCGAAATGAAAACATTTACGATAATTATTACAAAAGACCAGCTTAAAAATGCGAAACTTAAAAATGAATTAAAAAGAATATGTTTCCCTGAAAGTTGGTTAAAAACAGGCAGAATCAGGAAAGTGATTACCAGCGACAATAGGAAAGCAAGTGCGCATAAAAACCCGGACTCTCCCAGGAATTGTAAAAGTATTTGACTTTGCGAGCCGCCGGTTACTTTTCTCACACCAATCTCTTTCGCCCTTTTCATCGAATTTGCAATATTGATATTGATGAAATTGATGCTGGCCATGAGCAGAATGAAGGAAGCTATTCCCAGAAACAGATAAGAATAAATCAGCTTGCTTCCGTGAACCACTCCATCCTCGCCTGTTTTGTCGGCAACGTTTTGCGGATTAAGATGAATGTCCGTGATTCGCTGTAACCTATACGTAACAGAGGGTACAGAGCCATTCGCGCGCTTATTCTCCGCAAGCTGATCCTGTGCATGAACACGGTGAATTTTGTTGAATTTTTGCTCAACGGAATGAATATCAGCTTTGGGATGCAAAACAACGAACGTTCCCAGGTATCCGTTTAGCCAGGTTGGATCATCAAAAGAAAGCTGCAATAATTTGAAAGGAAACAATATTCCAAACTGGACAGAAGAATTTGAAGGAGGATTTTCAACCACACCGGTCACAACCAATGGCCGTCCCACCCGCCTTGCAGAAGGCTCATAATCCATTTGCAAAGTCTGGCCGACAACATCGGTATGCCCGAAAAATTTAAGAGCCACCTGTTCCGTTATTACAACCGAATTAATGTCTTTAAGCACCGTTTTGGCATTACCTTCTTTTAGTTTAAAGTTAAAAACGTCAAAGAATGTGTCGTCCACAAATAACAGTTGCAATCTGAATGCCTTATCACCGGCACGGACATCTTCACGAATATCACCGCCTAATATTCTCGCGAAATTCAAAACTTCCGGCACTTGTGATTTAAATGCCGGTCCTTGCACCTGTCCGGTTCCGCCTTTTATCTCTGTTTTTCCTTCGTCGATAATGTGGCTGTTAATCCGGTATAAATCTGGCGAGTGAAACTGGTCAAAACTCCTTTCATCTTTAATAAAAAGTGCCGCAAGCAAAACACAAGTAAGGCCGACCGCCAAACCAGCGACATTGATACAGGCATAAAGACGCGACTGCCATAAATGACGCCGGGCAATTTTAAGATAAATCTGAAACATTAATTTAAGAGGTAACTTCCATGCGGTAACCTATACCATGAACCGCAGCAATTTTTATATTAGAATCTTCGGCTAATAATTTGCGGAGGCGGGAAACAAATACATCGACACTTCGGCCTACGATAATACCCTCGTCTTCCCAAACCGATTTAAGGATGAAGTCCCGTTCGAGAATCTGGTTTTGATTTAATGCAAAGAGATTCAGCAATTTCGCTTCGCGGTAGGTAAGATTGTAAGAATTATTACCAGAGATAAGAATCAGATTGGGGAGGTCAAGTACAGAGTTCCCAAAGTGATTCTTATGATCAGCATCGACTGGAATTTCTTTTAAAATCGGAGTGGAATGCTCTTTTCGTGTTTTCTTCCAGACAATAAATCCAAAGCCGGCAAGCAGACTTCCCATGGGTACTAACCACCAATTCTCACTGGTAGAAGCTACTTGTTTTTCAGGATAAAAGCTCACCTTAATGGTGTAACAGCCAGGTTCCTGTTTTCGGTTTTCACAAGGGACACCGCCTTTTTTGTTCAGGTCCAGAAAATTATATCCCAGACGGATTTCCCCATTCTTACAATTTACCACTGAAACGTCATATGCTCGTTTAATTCCATACACATCCAGAGATTCCTGTAACAGTGCAGGAAGTTTTTTGTATTCAAAAAGATGATCGACCTGTACATGAAAAGTATTGGCATCCGCTTGCTCTATTGGCGGAATCGAAGAACTTGAATCACTGTTTGCCATCAATAAATGATGGGCAGTACGTCGTAATGCCAGATTTACCTTTTCTGAGAAACGTACAGATTCATTATTTCCGGATGCTTGATTGTTTTTTAAGAATGGCAAAATAAACAACAACATCAGAACACCAGTGATTCTGATCCTGCCTGCCCAAATTGTATAGACTGATTCTAACATTATAATGAATTACAACCGGTTAATGATTAAATGTAAATTTACTAAAATCAGCAACCATCTTTACGTTTATTTAATCCGTAAGACCAGTCAAATCTAGGCCAGAGTTGTTCTGGTTTTACAACTATAATTCTTCTTCCAACCTGCTCGTTCTTTCCGGCCGGATCAATAAAAATCTGATCACCGACCTGTGCAAATTTTAGAATCTCAGCCATTTCAAATTCTGTAACTGCGTTATTATGTGCATAAGAATAAGCATCAACTATTTTCCCGGATCTTTTGATATAAATATAGAATGGGATTTTAGTTTTTAATTCAGAATCAGGATTTCCTTTAACCAGACTAATTTTGCCTGTATTGACCAATGAAAAAATTGAAAATTCTACTGATTTTCCGTTCAATAATAAAGGATTGGGATAAAAATTATCTGCAGTATTTTCAGGAAAGGCTTCTGAGACCGGCAATGTCAAAATTAAAGACATTGATACAAATAAGTTCAGCGCTACATTTTTCATATGCTTATTTTTTTGACTTTTGAATTACCGGATTGAACCGTTTCAAATCCTGATCAAATGTATATATCTCCCGAAATGCTCAGGGTAAATGACTGTAAAACATTGTAAACGAATTGTAAAAGATTAAAATCTGCACATAATTTATATAAAACTGAATTAAATAAATAATCCGCATTAATTTTCCATTAAAGCAGAACAGAAACCAATCCTATACGTGTTACAAAAAAGAACACCACATTTATCAGATTGAAAACAGTCACACCACAAGACCCTTACGCAGCACTCCGCTATTCCGATTTCCGGTATTACATATCGAATACTTTCCTTTTTTCAGCTACCATTCTGATCCAGGAAGTAATTGTTGCTTACGAATTATACAAAATGACCCACGATCCTCTTGCATTAGGGCTGATCGGTCTGGCAGAAGTAATTCCTTTCATTATAACCTCTTTATTCGGTGGATACATTGCGGATCAACGAAACAAAATTACCATTATGCACATTAGCATTGTGGTAATTATTTTAGGTTCCATCATACTTTATACGGTATTCCAGCCCGGAATTTATAACTCGTTGACACAAGGCCAGCATCTGGCAGCGGTGTACGCCGTTTTCGGGCTTATTGGTTTTGCAAAAGGTTTTTATTCCCCGGCATCAAGTTCACTCAAGCCTTATCTGGTACCAAGAGCCATTTATGCTAATTCCTCCACATGGAGCAGTTCGTTCTGGCAGGCTGGCTCCATAACCGGACCAGCCCTTGCAGGTTTCCTTTATGCTTATATTGGTTTGGAACATACATTATTGGTTGTAATTACAAGTTTTATCGTTTGCTGGTTTTTACTAGGAATGATCAAAACCAGGCCGGAAATTGTAAAAATCACCACTCCTCTCATAGAAAGCCTTAAAGAAGGTTTCCGTTTTGTATTCAAAACGAGAATTGTACTTTATGCGATTTCACTCGATTTGTTTTCGGTACTTTTTGGTGGCGTCGTAGCGCTGCTTCCTATTTTTGCAGAAGATATTTTAAAAGTTGGTGCCGAAGGATTAGGACTATTACGAGCCGCCCCTTCCATTGGCTCTTTGCTAACCATGTTTGCAATGGCTTATTTTCCGCCAACCCGTAATGCCTGGCGTAATATGCTGATCGCCGTGGCAGGATTCGGGGCATTCACTATCATGTTTGCACTTTCAACCAATTTCCTGCTTTCATGTGTTGCATTATTTGCAACCGGTGCCTGTGACAGTGTAAGTGTTATTGTGCGTCAGACAATCCTGCAGATTTATCCGCCAGATGAAATGCGTGGACGCGTAGCCGCAGTAAACGGGATCTTTGTAAGCTCGTCCAACGAAATGGGTGCATTCGAGTCCGGTGTACTGGCAAAAGCTTTTGGCACAGTTCCGTCAGTAATGATGGGCGGCGTAATGACAATTGCCGTTGTTAGCTGGATATATTTACGTTCAAAAGACTTGTTTTCCGTTCGGTTGAGTTGAGTTTAAACGCGATGTTAATAGAATTAGCGCTGAATTTCAGGGAATTACTTCTATAATTTTATCTTCTTTCATTTCACTTCTGTCGACAAGATAAACGATCAGGCGCTCCTGTAAGTTCTTAGACGCATTTGATCAAAAATTGTTATTTTTGTTGTTGTCAAAATATATAAATATATGTATATCTACAAAAACATAATAAGCATTGAGGAAGGGAAGCGAAGTGGCAAACCGTGTATCAGGGGAATGCGGATTACTGTTGAGGATATTTTGCGTTGGTTGGCATCCGGAATGTCTGTCGATGAAATCATTCTGGATTTCCCCGAACTCACAAAAGAAGATGTTCTGGTATCGCTTGAGTTTTCTGCAAATCAACAAAAAAGGATTTTTTACGACGTCGCTGCATGAAGCTATTAATTGACCAGAATATTTCTCACCGAATACTCCCATTTCCATACGGTAATTTCGATAATATCAATCACATCAAGAGTTAGGTTTGACAAATGCTGACGATTACAATATTTTCATGTTTGCTCGTGAAAACAAGTATAATGCTGTTATCACCTTGGATGACGATTTCGTTAAATTGCTAAACATTTTCTCTTCTCCTCCCAAAATTATTTGGATAAGAACTGGGAATTGCTCTACCTCCAACCTCGCAGACATATTAAATTCAAAAATCAGCTTTATTAAAGAATTTATTCAAAGCGAAGAACATTTTCTTTAGGAAATATTCAAAATATAGCTGCGGCAAGTCTCATCCCTACTCCATCCTCAAACTCTTCACCGGATTCATCAATGCGGCTTTGATTACTTTGAATCCAACTGTTAAAAGTGTAATTAATAAAATCAGGATTCCACCTAAAGCCAATATCCACCAATGTAAGTCAATGCGATAAGCAAAGTTGTTGAGCCAGCGTGTCATCGTATACCATGCAACGGGAGCTGCAATTACAAAAGCGATTGAAACGAGTATCAAAAACTCCCTTCCGAACAACAATACAATACTTTCGACTCCTGCACCCAGCACTTTTCTTACACCGATTTCTTTGGTCTTTTGTGTTACCATAAACGAGACCATTCCATAAAGTCCCAGGCAACAAATCAGAATCGCGACCATTGCAAATGTGCGTATAAGACTGGCTAATTGTTCTTCCTTCTGATAAAATCCGGCTATTTGCTCATCTACAAACTGGTACGTAAATACTTCGGCCGGATAGTTTTTTTGCCAGGCATTTTGTATGTTTTTTATTGATCTGGCAAAATCCTTTGTATTTAATTTGACTGCGATCTCCTTATACATTTTGGGATTTGCGAAAATGGCACATGGCTCAACGGGCACCTGCAAAGATTTGAGGTGAAAACTTTTTACCACGCCTACAATCTCTCCTTTTAATCCTGAATTCCCGTCTTCCAGCTGCCGGCCAAGTATTTTTTGCGGGTCACGGATTCCAACCCGCTGCATGAATTCTTCATTGACTACAAATTCGGCAACAGAATCCAGTCGTGAAAAAGTACGTCCGGCTACTAACGACATCCTGTAAGTATCTATATAATTTTCATCTCCGAATCGGTCACGGATCATGAATTTTTCCCACTCTACATGATTATCAAAACGGACAGAACCGCCATAACCCATCGTAGACATTGGTGCTTCAAATTGAAAACTAACAGATTTTACGTCAGGATACTGCAATAAATTATTTCGAAGTGATTCATTTGCT from Dyadobacter sp. NIV53 carries:
- a CDS encoding ABC transporter permease, which encodes MFQIYLKIARRHLWQSRLYACINVAGLAVGLTCVLLAALFIKDERSFDQFHSPDLYRINSHIIDEGKTEIKGGTGQVQGPAFKSQVPEVLNFARILGGDIREDVRAGDKAFRLQLLFVDDTFFDVFNFKLKEGNAKTVLKDINSVVITEQVALKFFGHTDVVGQTLQMDYEPSARRVGRPLVVTGVVENPPSNSSVQFGILFPFKLLQLSFDDPTWLNGYLGTFVVLHPKADIHSVEQKFNKIHRVHAQDQLAENKRANGSVPSVTYRLQRITDIHLNPQNVADKTGEDGVVHGSKLIYSYLFLGIASFILLMASINFININIANSMKRAKEIGVRKVTGGSQSQILLQFLGESGFLCALAFLLSLVITFLILPVFNQLSGKHILFNSFLSFAFLSWSFVIIIVNVFISGFYPAFLLSQYDPVQVLYQRHKSPRRSLLSTSLVTFQFSIAVLLGICTMIFYQQMNFVKNKDLGYNPGQVIRIKIPGLSDTKNMSASFKAELKDDAHIQQLSVTGEFGSYDTKVNGRFVKTYYRSMDADYLPVLGIRLKEGRNFSTLFPSDKKYGIIVNEAFIKAAKLINPLGAKVNADPFLGKDSFTIIGVVKNFHTGSFREAIRPMLMFTSEQYGGEAILTKIDASAQTQILGRLKNTFQKLIPGAAFDFAYLDEQNANEYEQELRWQKIITYATALSIFICCMGLFALVHLSVSQRMRETGIRVVLGATALDIVSLFSKDFLKLVLVAVIVASPLAYYLMNYWLANFVYRINIEWWVFALSGCISVLITLLTVGSQALKSALMNPTDALRIGVD
- a CDS encoding DUF433 domain-containing protein, producing MYIYKNIISIEEGKRSGKPCIRGMRITVEDILRWLASGMSVDEIILDFPELTKEDVLVSLEFSANQQKRIFYDVAA
- a CDS encoding MFS transporter, which encodes MKTVTPQDPYAALRYSDFRYYISNTFLFSATILIQEVIVAYELYKMTHDPLALGLIGLAEVIPFIITSLFGGYIADQRNKITIMHISIVVIILGSIILYTVFQPGIYNSLTQGQHLAAVYAVFGLIGFAKGFYSPASSSLKPYLVPRAIYANSSTWSSSFWQAGSITGPALAGFLYAYIGLEHTLLVVITSFIVCWFLLGMIKTRPEIVKITTPLIESLKEGFRFVFKTRIVLYAISLDLFSVLFGGVVALLPIFAEDILKVGAEGLGLLRAAPSIGSLLTMFAMAYFPPTRNAWRNMLIAVAGFGAFTIMFALSTNFLLSCVALFATGACDSVSVIVRQTILQIYPPDEMRGRVAAVNGIFVSSSNEMGAFESGVLAKAFGTVPSVMMGGVMTIAVVSWIYLRSKDLFSVRLS
- a CDS encoding winged helix-turn-helix domain-containing protein — translated: MLESVYTIWAGRIRITGVLMLLFILPFLKNNQASGNNESVRFSEKVNLALRRTAHHLLMANSDSSSSIPPIEQADANTFHVQVDHLFEYKKLPALLQESLDVYGIKRAYDVSVVNCKNGEIRLGYNFLDLNKKGGVPCENRKQEPGCYTIKVSFYPEKQVASTSENWWLVPMGSLLAGFGFIVWKKTRKEHSTPILKEIPVDADHKNHFGNSVLDLPNLILISGNNSYNLTYREAKLLNLFALNQNQILERDFILKSVWEDEGIIVGRSVDVFVSRLRKLLAEDSNIKIAAVHGIGYRMEVTS